In Pseudomonas putida, a genomic segment contains:
- a CDS encoding MazG-like family protein: protein MNLQELTQRLHQIRDNNDWRGFHSPKNLAMAASVEMAELVEIFQWLSEDESRQLPPEKLAHAGQEVGDVILYLLLLCSELGLDMDQVVRAKLADSERRFAR, encoded by the coding sequence AACCTGCAAGAACTTACCCAACGCCTGCACCAGATCCGCGACAACAACGACTGGCGCGGCTTCCACAGCCCGAAGAACCTGGCCATGGCCGCCAGTGTCGAAATGGCCGAGCTGGTCGAGATATTCCAGTGGCTGAGCGAGGATGAATCGCGCCAACTGCCACCTGAGAAACTCGCCCACGCCGGCCAGGAGGTCGGCGACGTGATCCTCTACCTGTTGCTGCTGTGCAGCGAACTGGGCCTGGACATGGATCAAGTGGTTCGCGCCAAGCTGGCCGACAGCGAAAGGCGCTTCGCGCGATGA
- a CDS encoding methyltransferase domain-containing protein, protein MNDRHFDELATRFAEKIYGGAKGAIRLAVLQADLAEALPDRPLRILDVGAGLGHMALWLAERGHQVTLAEPAAPMLEGARARFAEAGQQATFVQAPWQELLGQLTEPFDVVLCHAVLEWLAEPESILPVLHQLTAPGGWLSLAFYNRDALVYRNLLKGHFRKLRSNRLEGEKQSLTPQKPLDPRELKAQLDFMWQVESESGVRVFHDYMPKEFQAKAELLDLLEMELAHRRHPSFAGLGRYLHWVCRPR, encoded by the coding sequence ATGAACGACCGCCATTTCGATGAGCTTGCCACGCGCTTTGCCGAAAAGATCTACGGCGGCGCCAAGGGCGCGATCCGCCTCGCCGTGCTTCAGGCCGACCTCGCCGAAGCCCTGCCTGACCGCCCGCTGCGCATCCTCGACGTCGGTGCCGGGCTCGGCCACATGGCCTTGTGGCTGGCCGAGCGCGGCCACCAGGTGACCCTGGCCGAACCTGCCGCACCGATGCTCGAAGGCGCCCGTGCGCGGTTCGCCGAGGCCGGCCAGCAAGCCACGTTCGTCCAGGCCCCCTGGCAGGAGCTGCTCGGCCAACTGACCGAGCCGTTCGACGTGGTGTTGTGCCACGCCGTGCTCGAATGGCTGGCCGAGCCCGAGAGCATCCTGCCGGTGCTCCATCAACTGACCGCACCTGGCGGCTGGTTGTCGCTGGCGTTCTACAACCGCGACGCGCTGGTCTACCGCAACCTGCTGAAGGGGCATTTTCGCAAGTTGCGCAGCAACCGGCTGGAAGGCGAAAAGCAGAGCCTCACCCCGCAAAAACCGCTTGATCCGCGTGAACTCAAGGCGCAACTTGATTTCATGTGGCAGGTCGAAAGCGAGAGTGGCGTGAGGGTGTTCCACGACTACATGCCCAAGGAGTTCCAGGCCAAGGCCGAGCTGCTCGACCTGCTGGAAATGGAACTGGCCCACCGCCGACACCCCAGCTTCGCCGGGCTCGGCCGCTACCTGCACTGGGTCTGCCGTCCACGCTAA
- a CDS encoding DUF4136 domain-containing protein: MSYRSLCLVLLPFALAACQGSNPYVASSNPLPPAPPGAASTFDVSAYPAPARDYGKYRSWSWRDGQLPSANASADPAQLAEAVSNALDQQGLRPARGATADLLVSADIRLERRLRQVRDYDYYDPYYGPYPYGGVGFGGYRNGYGAYGSVPIVRTYEVEVMVVRIDLFDARNGQPVWSASAESGSDKDSPRDREAALRDSVHKALSGYPPS; the protein is encoded by the coding sequence ATGTCGTACCGTTCGTTGTGCCTGGTCCTGTTGCCCTTCGCCCTGGCCGCCTGCCAGGGCAGCAACCCCTACGTTGCCAGCAGCAACCCGTTGCCGCCGGCACCGCCCGGCGCCGCCAGCACCTTCGATGTCAGTGCCTATCCGGCCCCGGCCCGCGACTATGGCAAGTACCGCAGCTGGAGCTGGCGCGACGGCCAGTTGCCGAGCGCCAACGCCAGCGCCGACCCGGCGCAACTGGCCGAGGCGGTCAGCAACGCCCTGGACCAGCAAGGCCTGCGCCCGGCAAGGGGCGCCACTGCCGACCTGCTGGTCAGCGCCGACATCCGCCTGGAGCGGCGCCTGCGCCAGGTGCGTGACTACGACTACTACGACCCCTATTACGGCCCGTACCCCTATGGTGGCGTCGGTTTCGGCGGCTACCGCAATGGTTACGGCGCCTACGGCAGCGTGCCGATCGTGCGTACCTACGAGGTGGAGGTGATGGTGGTGCGCATCGACCTGTTCGATGCCCGCAACGGCCAGCCGGTATGGAGCGCCAGCGCCGAGAGTGGCAGCGACAAGGACTCGCCGCGCGACCGTGAGGCCGCCCTGCGCGACTCGGTGCACAAGGCACTCAGCGGCTATCCTCCTAGCTAA
- a CDS encoding DUF4136 domain-containing protein: MLRRLVLLSFALILAACSSNNVQQDFDASRDFAAYRSWAWQEPALQYRPDDPRIKSDLTEQRIRQAVADQLDQRGLRPVQGNAKPDVRVQAYLIVEQRQQQISTNYGGGWGGYWGGYWGGPMYNETRTVDYKVATIQVDLFDGHDGKLVWRGSAEQIMNNYPPSPEERASAIHNTVAKVMGNYPPGRAK; encoded by the coding sequence ATGTTGCGCCGTCTCGTTCTATTGTCGTTCGCGTTAATACTCGCCGCCTGCTCGAGTAACAATGTGCAGCAGGACTTCGACGCCAGCCGCGATTTCGCCGCCTACCGCAGCTGGGCATGGCAGGAACCGGCGCTGCAATATCGTCCGGACGATCCCAGGATCAAGAGCGACCTGACCGAACAACGTATCCGCCAGGCAGTCGCCGATCAGCTCGACCAGCGTGGCCTGCGCCCGGTGCAGGGCAATGCCAAGCCTGACGTCAGGGTGCAGGCCTACCTGATCGTCGAGCAGCGCCAGCAGCAGATTTCCACCAACTACGGCGGAGGCTGGGGTGGCTACTGGGGCGGCTACTGGGGTGGGCCGATGTACAACGAAACCCGAACCGTCGACTACAAAGTGGCGACCATCCAGGTCGACCTGTTCGACGGCCATGACGGCAAGCTGGTCTGGCGCGGCAGCGCCGAGCAGATCATGAACAACTACCCACCCAGCCCCGAAGAGCGCGCCAGCGCCATCCACAACACCGTGGCCAAGGTCATGGGCAACTATCCCCCGGGGCGGGCCAAGTAA
- a CDS encoding A24 family peptidase has product MQSIVLLMWLALCTEQDIRERQISDLLTLGVAGCALVWLFATGHSWIGADASDAGWALAIVMLLTLPGYMLGRFGADDVKLMGALALATSPQYVLGTFIGAGITVVFWLLGRRRLWTLLNPKIKKRLQALTEQLGDKQAFVPYVLVGFLLTAVWIQ; this is encoded by the coding sequence ATGCAAAGCATTGTTCTTCTGATGTGGCTTGCCTTGTGCACTGAACAAGATATCCGCGAACGGCAGATTTCCGACTTGCTGACACTGGGCGTGGCCGGTTGTGCACTGGTCTGGCTGTTCGCCACCGGCCACAGCTGGATCGGCGCCGACGCCAGCGACGCCGGCTGGGCACTGGCGATCGTCATGCTGCTGACCCTGCCCGGCTACATGCTTGGCCGCTTCGGCGCCGACGACGTCAAGCTGATGGGCGCCCTGGCGTTGGCCACCAGCCCGCAATACGTGCTCGGCACGTTCATCGGCGCGGGTATCACCGTGGTGTTCTGGCTGCTTGGGCGCAGGCGGCTGTGGACGCTGCTCAACCCCAAGATCAAGAAGCGCCTGCAGGCCCTGACCGAGCAGTTGGGCGACAAGCAGGCGTTCGTACCTTACGTGCTGGTTGGCTTTCTACTGACAGCTGTATGGATCCAATGA
- a CDS encoding response regulator transcription factor, whose protein sequence is MNKPLSEVKVLVVDDQPLIVEQLCEFLESQGHPCVPAYSTDQAIECYRADDSIGLVLCDLHMPERDGIELVRALKEIAGRQRIFEAIMLTGRAEKQDVVRALREGFADYYQKPMDLDELLAGVRRQEQALRERMNNFQDLGGLNQRLQDLAESIDDLYQDLEKARGQGVHRRAGEVEEGESELPAAFEKLSPRQLEVARLVGKGKTNYQIACELGITENTVKLYVSQVLRLTHMHNRTQLALALTPSSSPVHQRFTTH, encoded by the coding sequence GTGAACAAGCCATTGAGTGAGGTAAAGGTCCTCGTCGTCGATGACCAGCCTCTGATCGTCGAGCAGTTATGCGAGTTTCTCGAAAGCCAGGGCCATCCATGCGTCCCGGCCTATTCCACCGACCAGGCCATCGAATGCTATCGCGCCGATGACAGCATCGGCCTGGTGCTGTGCGACCTGCACATGCCAGAGCGCGATGGCATCGAGCTGGTCCGCGCGCTCAAGGAGATTGCCGGGCGCCAACGCATCTTCGAAGCCATCATGCTCACCGGCCGGGCCGAGAAGCAGGACGTGGTCCGTGCCCTGCGCGAAGGCTTTGCCGACTATTACCAGAAACCGATGGACCTGGACGAGCTGCTCGCAGGCGTACGCCGCCAGGAACAAGCGCTGCGTGAACGTATGAACAATTTCCAGGATCTGGGCGGCCTCAACCAGCGCCTGCAGGACCTCGCCGAGTCCATCGACGACCTCTACCAGGACCTGGAAAAGGCGCGCGGCCAAGGCGTGCACCGCCGTGCCGGCGAGGTCGAGGAAGGCGAGAGCGAGTTGCCCGCCGCCTTCGAGAAACTCTCCCCTCGCCAACTCGAAGTGGCGCGCCTGGTCGGCAAGGGCAAGACCAACTACCAGATCGCCTGCGAGCTGGGCATCACCGAAAATACCGTCAAACTCTACGTGTCCCAGGTCTTGCGCCTGACCCACATGCACAACCGCACCCAGCTGGCGCTGGCCCTCACCCCCAGTTCGTCGCCAGTGCACCAACGCTTCACCACCCATTAG
- a CDS encoding ShlB/FhaC/HecB family hemolysin secretion/activation protein yields the protein MRQWVVTWLALCSACAAGAAPLPGFLTGSADESLLPASNLPIDAYRPIGAGQLLLVDGTHPRPALDLNARVHLRKVRFEGGTVYPLSDLREHFQPLIGQDVTLGQLVDYADRLTLRYQQDGYLLSHAYLVPQDLADGRVSVVLVEGYVSDCEVHGDIGPAKAYLEQLLAKLKAERPLTRQSFERYIGLIERIPGVSLQAQALQPGANEQAMHLVLQVTRKPIGAAITFADGSRDSPQALLRVASQAQTRFAERLSAAVLLPPGEDQAHYWRLDYGQFVDGEGSQVLASAMRYRNDSTTRIRLGHGGYMSRNRDNERYSVGISQPLIATADEWLDAVARFEVGTDRSDTQMAHGGQHLRDETDLRVLSFEADWRKVEDGRLRLVSGSVHQGLDQFGARSDGEADLDFLRLHLAGVQSDDWPGNWQGVLSGAFYWSDYHVPDSERAPFGGQNFGRGYPSDQAAGDKGWGLAYEINYRLRREGAWFSTVQPYAVLDSARAWFNRGGIEDARLGSLAMGLRAGDGKAYSLALELAKPLADIALDSLDRRPRLTLSVSLQL from the coding sequence ATGCGTCAGTGGGTGGTGACCTGGTTGGCCCTGTGCTCGGCCTGCGCAGCGGGCGCCGCGCCGCTGCCCGGCTTCCTGACCGGCAGCGCCGATGAAAGCCTGCTGCCCGCAAGCAACCTGCCCATCGACGCCTACCGACCCATCGGCGCCGGGCAGTTGCTGCTGGTCGATGGCACGCACCCGCGTCCGGCACTGGACCTCAACGCCCGTGTGCACCTGCGCAAGGTGCGCTTCGAAGGCGGCACGGTCTATCCGTTGAGCGACCTTCGCGAGCACTTCCAGCCCCTGATCGGCCAGGACGTGACCCTGGGGCAGTTGGTCGACTACGCCGACCGCCTGACCCTGCGCTACCAGCAGGACGGCTACCTGCTTTCGCATGCCTACCTGGTGCCCCAGGACCTGGCCGATGGCCGGGTCAGTGTGGTGTTGGTGGAAGGGTATGTGAGCGACTGCGAGGTCCACGGCGATATCGGCCCGGCGAAGGCCTATCTTGAGCAATTGCTGGCAAAGCTCAAGGCCGAACGCCCGCTGACGCGTCAGTCGTTCGAGCGCTACATCGGCCTGATCGAGCGCATTCCCGGTGTGTCGTTGCAGGCCCAGGCGTTGCAGCCAGGTGCCAACGAGCAGGCCATGCACCTGGTGCTGCAGGTGACGCGCAAGCCCATTGGCGCCGCCATCACGTTCGCCGATGGTAGCCGCGACAGCCCGCAGGCGCTGCTGCGTGTCGCCAGCCAGGCGCAAACGCGCTTCGCCGAGCGGTTGAGCGCTGCGGTGCTGCTGCCGCCAGGAGAGGACCAAGCGCACTACTGGCGCCTGGACTACGGGCAGTTCGTCGATGGCGAGGGCAGCCAGGTATTGGCTTCGGCGATGCGTTATCGCAACGATTCGACCACCCGCATTCGCCTGGGTCACGGCGGCTACATGAGCCGCAACCGGGACAACGAGCGTTACAGCGTGGGCATCAGCCAGCCGTTGATCGCGACGGCGGACGAATGGCTGGATGCCGTGGCGCGGTTCGAGGTCGGAACCGATCGTAGCGATACCCAGATGGCGCATGGCGGTCAGCATCTTCGTGATGAGACGGACCTGCGCGTGCTGTCGTTCGAAGCCGATTGGCGCAAGGTCGAAGACGGGCGATTGCGCCTGGTCAGCGGCAGTGTCCATCAGGGCCTCGATCAATTCGGTGCCCGCAGCGATGGCGAGGCGGACCTGGACTTCCTGCGCCTGCACCTGGCGGGCGTGCAAAGCGATGACTGGCCTGGCAATTGGCAGGGCGTGCTGTCGGGCGCCTTTTACTGGAGCGATTATCACGTGCCGGACAGTGAGCGTGCGCCCTTCGGCGGGCAGAACTTCGGTCGCGGATACCCCAGTGACCAGGCCGCGGGCGACAAGGGCTGGGGGCTGGCTTACGAAATCAACTACCGGCTACGGCGCGAGGGCGCCTGGTTCAGCACCGTGCAACCCTACGCAGTACTCGACAGCGCCCGCGCATGGTTCAACCGTGGCGGCATCGAAGATGCGCGTCTGGGTTCCTTGGCCATGGGATTGCGCGCCGGGGATGGCAAGGCCTACAGCCTGGCTCTGGAGCTGGCCAAGCCGCTTGCGGACATCGCCCTGGACAGCCTCGACCGCCGCCCGCGGCTGACCTTGAGCGTCAGCCTGCAGCTCTAG
- the pbpC gene encoding peptidoglycan glycosyltransferase PbpC (penicillin-binding protein 1C) — protein sequence MPSLARPRTRMARGGRNMALGIVLMLGLLWLADRLWPLPMPADDLARVVLAEDGTPLWRFADTDGVWRYPVSPDEVSPLYLQALLTYEDRWFYSHPGVNPLALARAAWLNLRGGRVVSGGSTLSMQVARLLDPHDRTLAGKLRQLWRTAQLEWHLSKREILQLYLNRAPFGGTLQGVAAASWAYLGKSPQHLTPAEAALLAVLPQAPSRLRPDRHPERAQRARDKVLQRLDEYQVWPARQIAEAREEPLLLAPRQEPALAPLLARRLNTPGSPPLIRTTLDASLQRRLEDLLLGWRARLPDRTSAAILVVDAQSMAVRAYLGSVDLADERRFGHVDMVRSLRSPGSTLKPFLYGLAMDDGLIHSESLLQDVPRRYGDYRPGNFSMGFSGPVSASSALALSLNLPAVQLLEAYGPKRFAAQLRMAGVPLALPPLAEPNLSLILGGAGSRLEDLVGGYAALARGGHSARVRLQPQDPLLERRLMSPGAAWIIRRILSGQARPDRDPHAELVQRAQLAWKTGTSYGFRDAWSIGVGPRYLIGVWIGRPDGTPVPGQFGLASAAPLMLQVHDLLSNRDSQRGLSAPVEQVPASVGVAAICWPLGMPMNRQDPNCRRQRFAWTLDGTTPPTLQAADQPLGLGLHERVWVDAQGLRVDGSCPGATARDIALWPAPLEPWLPRGERRAARLPAVAANCPPQGSPSAPPLSIVGVRPGDNLRRPAQSSEPLQVYVSALGGAGRRWWFLNGQPLGETEAQGNLLVRFETTGQVELSALDESGETARVAFQVE from the coding sequence ATGCCTAGCTTAGCCCGGCCGCGCACCCGCATGGCAAGGGGGGGGCGCAACATGGCGTTAGGCATCGTGCTGATGCTCGGGCTGCTGTGGCTGGCCGACCGGCTGTGGCCGTTGCCAATGCCTGCCGACGACCTGGCGCGGGTGGTGCTCGCCGAAGACGGCACGCCGCTGTGGCGATTCGCCGACACCGACGGGGTATGGCGCTATCCGGTCAGCCCCGACGAAGTCTCGCCGTTGTACCTGCAAGCGCTGCTGACCTATGAAGATCGTTGGTTCTACAGTCACCCTGGGGTCAACCCGCTGGCCCTGGCACGTGCGGCCTGGCTCAACCTGCGTGGCGGGCGCGTGGTGTCCGGAGGCAGCACGCTGTCGATGCAGGTGGCGCGTCTGCTCGACCCACACGACCGGACCTTGGCCGGCAAGCTGCGCCAGCTGTGGCGCACGGCGCAACTGGAGTGGCACCTGTCCAAGCGCGAAATCCTCCAGTTGTACCTCAACCGCGCCCCCTTCGGCGGTACCTTGCAGGGTGTGGCAGCGGCAAGCTGGGCTTATCTGGGCAAGTCGCCGCAGCACCTCACTCCAGCCGAAGCCGCCTTGCTCGCGGTACTGCCCCAGGCGCCCAGCCGCCTGCGCCCCGATCGCCACCCCGAACGCGCCCAGCGAGCCCGTGACAAGGTGCTGCAACGCCTGGACGAATACCAGGTCTGGCCGGCCCGGCAGATCGCCGAGGCCCGCGAAGAACCCTTGCTCCTGGCCCCGCGCCAGGAGCCGGCACTCGCGCCACTGCTGGCACGCCGCTTGAACACGCCTGGCAGCCCGCCGTTGATCCGCACCACCCTGGACGCTTCGTTGCAGCGGCGCCTGGAAGACTTGCTGCTGGGCTGGCGGGCGCGCCTGCCCGACCGCACCTCGGCGGCGATCCTGGTGGTCGATGCGCAGAGCATGGCGGTGCGCGCCTACCTGGGCTCGGTCGATCTTGCCGATGAACGCCGCTTTGGCCATGTCGACATGGTGCGTTCGCTGCGCTCGCCGGGCTCGACCCTCAAGCCGTTTCTCTATGGCCTGGCCATGGACGATGGGCTGATCCACTCCGAGTCGCTGTTGCAGGATGTGCCACGACGTTATGGCGACTACCGTCCCGGCAACTTCTCGATGGGGTTCAGCGGCCCGGTGTCAGCCAGCTCGGCGCTGGCACTGTCGCTCAACCTGCCGGCGGTGCAGTTGCTCGAAGCCTACGGGCCGAAACGCTTCGCCGCGCAGTTACGCATGGCCGGTGTGCCCCTGGCGCTGCCGCCACTGGCCGAGCCCAACCTGTCGTTGATCCTCGGTGGCGCTGGCAGCCGCCTGGAAGACCTGGTCGGCGGCTACGCGGCGCTGGCCCGGGGCGGGCACAGTGCACGGGTACGCTTGCAGCCGCAGGACCCGTTGCTGGAACGACGTCTGATGTCGCCGGGAGCGGCGTGGATCATCCGGCGTATCCTCAGTGGCCAGGCGCGGCCTGACCGCGATCCGCACGCCGAGCTGGTGCAACGTGCGCAACTGGCCTGGAAGACCGGCACCAGCTACGGCTTTCGCGATGCCTGGTCGATCGGCGTGGGCCCGCGCTACCTGATCGGCGTGTGGATCGGGCGCCCCGACGGCACCCCCGTGCCGGGCCAGTTCGGCCTGGCTTCCGCCGCCCCGCTGATGCTCCAGGTGCACGACCTGCTGAGCAACCGCGACAGCCAGCGCGGCCTGAGTGCGCCCGTGGAGCAGGTGCCTGCCAGCGTCGGCGTGGCAGCGATCTGCTGGCCGCTGGGGATGCCGATGAATCGCCAGGATCCCAACTGCAGGCGCCAGCGCTTCGCCTGGACCCTCGACGGCACCACGCCGCCGACCTTGCAGGCGGCCGACCAGCCGCTGGGGCTGGGCTTGCACGAGCGGGTCTGGGTCGATGCCCAGGGGCTGCGGGTCGATGGCAGTTGCCCTGGTGCCACGGCACGCGATATCGCCCTCTGGCCGGCCCCGCTGGAACCTTGGTTGCCCCGTGGTGAACGACGGGCGGCGAGACTGCCGGCGGTGGCCGCCAACTGCCCACCCCAAGGCTCGCCGAGCGCGCCGCCGCTATCGATCGTCGGCGTGCGCCCTGGTGACAACCTGCGTCGCCCGGCACAGAGCAGCGAGCCGCTGCAGGTGTATGTGTCGGCCCTGGGCGGCGCTGGCCGGCGTTGGTGGTTCCTCAATGGGCAGCCGCTCGGCGAGACCGAGGCCCAGGGCAACCTGCTGGTGCGCTTCGAAACCACCGGCCAGGTCGAGCTCAGCGCCCTCGACGAGAGTGGCGAGACTGCGCGGGTGGCGTTCCAGGTCGAGTGA